CCGCCGAACACGCCCCTGCCGCGCTCGAAGCGGATGGCTCGTACACAGACGATGGCACAGGCCAGGAGGTGGTGTGGAGTGTTGTCGTGAAAGGAGACGCAGCGACTATCGCGGTGACCTCCGAGCTTCTGGCCACAGTGCAACTGCCCCTTCATCCGTGGGAAAGCGGTCGTAAAGACCGGTTCATGCGCCTGGTTCCCGGGTCCATCAGCGGACGGGCCTTCCCCCGCAGTGGCTCGAACAACCCCGTCAACCAGGAAGCGTCAGCCACGTAGCCTTCGGTCATCCATCCCGGCGAGGAACCATCCACTGACGAGCACCTGACATCCTGCAAAGGCGCATTGCAGCAACAAACCAGACCCCGCCCACACAGCCCCTGCAGCATCCGTCCTGTCCTCCGTCGGGTCAGAGCAGCGGCTGTGGCCCCTCGATGATTCCGGCAAGCGCGCTGAGGGTACAAGTCACTGCGACCTCATTCCGGCGACACCCGAACTGATGACCGTCCCCGCACAGTGCACGCCCGCCACCAGCAGCAAATAAAAGTGCCTTATCAGGGCCTTTGGGCCCTGATAAGGCACTTCCTCGTTCCGTAGCCTGAAAATCAGGAGATCACCAGGCGTTGACGCCAGTCCATGACGAGCTGCGACGCCTGCTCCCGCCCAAGCTGTCGCGGGCACTTTTGGTGTGCTGGTGATCGGTCTCCGTATCAAACGGGAAGAAGACAACACCATGACAACCACCTCCTCCGCCACTCCTGACCCATCGACGTCCAGGACGAGACACAACTCTCCGATAGAGCACCAGGACGCCTACGGGGAGTCCGAGGGCGGGCTGAACGCTGCGAAAGCACTCACCAGTGCCCAGTGTTGGGCTTTGGCAGCGACGCAATCCGCGGGCCGGCTCGGCTTCTTCCGTGACGGGGTGCTGGACATTGTGCCGGTGAGCTACTTCATGATGGCCGACCATGTGTACTTCCGCACCTCCACCGAGGGCACCAACGCCGCCAGCTACCTCGAGCACGCAGCGTTTCAGATCGACCGCATCGACACAGAGGCCCGCAGCGGATGGTCGGTGCTGCTCAACGGTTCTGCCACCCGCGTGGCAGACCCGAGCCTAGTGAGGCCCCTGTGGGCTGAAGCAGTCGACCAGCCCTGGGCGGCGGGCCAACGGGACCAGTTCTTCAACCTGGCACGCTCCATGGCGCGCGGCCGTCTCATGGGAGCCACGCACTGATGCCCACCAGTCAGAAGGACGCCGAGCAGAGGCCCATCGATCTACTCACGGCTCACCGCGTGGCCGTCCCACCGTCACAGGCACTACATTCCGCGGCGATGAGAAGATATGCGTCCCGGAAGGCCAGCGCGGCCGACACAACCCCTGTCTGCCTGAGCTGCGGGACTGACGAGAACTTGATCTACCCGGAGTACAGCCTGCAACACACGCTTCCGAACGGCCACGTCGAACCGGCGTGGGCGCGATACTGCTGCACGCGCTGCGGCGCAGGACGACAACATGCGGTCCCTGTGTCCTGGCGACCGCCGGGCTGGTTCTGGTGCACCTGAACCTCCACCGTGAAATGCGCCATGCCGTACCTGGGCCAAGGAAAGAAGTCACCCCAATGCATCTTGAAGTCACTCGAAGCGGCGGATTCACCAGCCTGACCCGGCAGTGGTCGACTGACATCCCTGATTCGGATTGCACTCCGCTCCTTACCGCGCTCGAGCAAGCCGACGAAAGCTGCCGGAAGTACCCCGACGAACGCATGTACGAAATACATCTCGGGGACACCTCGGCCACTGTCCCTGAACGCCACACACTGCACGGTGCGTTGGCAACGCTCATCGAGCGGGCGCAACACGGCAACCATGACCACTGACCAGAGCGTGCCCGGCCGCAGTCGTCACCTGCAGCACGAGAGGGCCAGCGGCCCTACCAGTAGGGCGCCTTTCGAGAGGACCAGCGCGGACTCGCTCATTGAATCACCGCCCATGCGAGAGGAGTACCCGCCCTTCAACCTCGACCAGAGACCGGATGAGCCGGAAGACACTCTTCACCGGCCGAGCCGCACCCCAACACATCTCCTACGCGGCCCTAGGGACTACCCTCACCCAGCTGTTCCCCGTGCGGCCGCGCTACTCCGGAATCGCCCTTTCAGCCAATATCGCCGGCGTCGAAGGTCGGCTATCTGTGGTTGAGAAGAAAGGTCTGGAGCGGACCGGTTAAGCGCAGGTGCGTTTGAGCTCGTCTGTACAGTGAGGGTGTCGTCTAGTAGCAGGCGGCTCTATAGCTTCAGCGCTTTCACCATCGTGGTGAAGGGATCAACGCGGAGCGTGAAGGCGGGCTCTTTGATGTCCACCCCACAACCCGGCGATACAGACGCTGATGCACGTGCTTTCGCAGATGAAATGCAGAACCTCGTCCTGGACAGCGGTGACAGGGGCCAGTTGCTGACCCTGCTGGCCCAGCGTGCCGCCTCGAAGTTCAGCACCTCGAGGACGACCATTCTGTGCGGGGTGACGCTGCTGCGACCACGAACGAAAATGACCATTGCCAGCAGCAGCGCTCGTGCGCAGCGCATCGATGAGGTGCAGTACCGCTTCAACGACGGACCCTGTGTTCGCGCGGCCCGGAGCGGCCAAGTGCAGTACGTGACCGATTTTCGTTCCGACACCCGCTTCGGTGAGTACACCAACGTCGTCAGGAACTACGGCATCCTGTCCGCTCTTGGCACCCCGATTCCCCTGGACGGTGGGGTTCGAGCAGCCTTAGACCTGTATGCCGAACACCCCGATGCTTTCAACGAGGAGGCACAAGCTGAAGCGCTGCAGATAGCGCAGGGTGCCTCGAGAGCCTTACGTCTGGCGGTTCGTCTCGCGCAGGTCACCGACACCAATCACCAGCTGATGAGCACCCTGGAATCACGGACAGCGATTCTCCTCGCCGCGGGCATCATCATGGGGCAGAACCAATGCAGCCACGATGAGGCGATGCGTATCCTCCTCGCCGCATCCAGCGGGCAAAACGTCAAAGTCCACGACATTTCAGCGCAAGTCCTGGCCTCCATCGGCCAGAAGGTCCCCACCACCCATTTCATCCTGTAAGAACCCCGAAGGACCGCTTTCCCTCTGACGGTGTACTAGCGTACACCCCAGTATCGGCGCCGGTGGCCGCATACGGACTGCCGGATCTTCGTGGCCAAGGTTGCCCCGACAAGACCCCGAAAGCCAGGTTGCGGTGCGCGGACTCCTGAACAGCGCGTGTCGAGGCCGTGATGTTGACTTCGCCCCTGGGGCGGAGCGGACGCTGAACCTGAGAGCGGACGCAGTCCGCGCCGGAGGAGGTCAATGAGGCAACCGAAGTGGCTTTCAGCTGGTCGGTGCTCAAAGCGATCGCCGCCCTCACCCAGGGCATTGCGGCTGCACGCACAGAACGGACTGCTCCTGCCGGCGAAGGTGGACTCGCAAACGGGCTACCGAGCGTGCGAGCCTGACCAGTTGCGCGCCCAACGATCGATCTGGCTGCACCGACGGACCGGGGTGCCGATGCACTCAGCAGCGGAACCGGTCAATACGCCCCGCGAACAACGGAACCCTACGTTATGTCGTGGAGGTCCCAGCCTGTCGCCAATCCGACTACCACCGCACCATCCTCGAGCTCCTCTTCCACACCAACACCGATAGATGGGATTGCTACATCATGTTCCCTGTCACCACACGCGAAATACCAGCCCAAACGCTGCTTACCGAGCAGGCCTACGTCGATGCCCCGAATCGCAGCGACTGGATTGTGCAAACAGGTATTCGGCAGCAAGCTGCTGCGGCAGGACTTGGGGGGCAAGTGGATGCTTCCATCGTGATGTACCACGGTGATGTCTCCAAGGACAGTGACGGGCCCGTGGAGTCGGCGCTCCCAATCGACATCGAGCGAGCGAAAGACACAACCCTGCGCACCAGAGTGGAACCGGCGCACCTCGAGGCTTTCGTCACGATCACCCGCGCCCACATCCGGTATCCAGATATTCTCTCCGCCTACGATTCCATCAGAATTTGGATCGATGAAAATGACGTCGAGCAAGCAGGTTCGCCTAGGGAGTACTACTTTGCCGATCCCTCCACCGGGCCAGATGAGGAACCGGTCGCGCACGTTGCCTTCCCCATCCGTCAGCCGGCATCGCCCCATACCTAAGAGCTGCATCGAGCCCCATCACGACGAAGTAGACGGAACATCCCGCTCTTGGCGCTTCGCTCTGGTCGGATCGACGGGGTAGATGACGACCGCGGCAATGGTGTCTTGAAGCGTCTCCGGCCTCGTGATCTATTGCTCTGTTGCTTGCGAATGCTAAGTAGGCGACGGCTGATAAGGAGAGACGCTTGGTTGATAAAGCTAGCCTCGTCAACATGGGTTGACATAGATGAATTATCCGCCCAGCTGCTGGGATAGCAGGGGCGGTCGTGGCGACCCTCGCGGCAGCAGCGGAAGCGGTCAACTCCGTGGGTTGATACCTAATTTGGTGAGGCGTCGGTAGATGGTGGCTCGGCTGATGCCTAGTTCCGCTGCGGCTTCGGCAACGGATGTGCCGGGGCGTGAGAGAAGTCGTGCTATTTCGTCTCGTTCGAAGGTCTCTATCCGGGTCAGTCTCCTCGCGGTGGGTCCGATCAACCCGGGAGGGAGGTGGTGCGTGTCGATGATATCGGTGACGAGTGCGGCCGCGTGGATTGCGTGGACGAGTTCGTCGGTATTTCCTGGCCAGTCGTAGTTGGCAAGCGCTCGTTCGGCTGCTGGGGTGAAGTCGAGGTCGCGCAGCCTTGTCTGGCGGGCCGCGTACCTGGCGAGGGGCATGATGTCCGCGGGCCGCTCTCTCAGTGCTGGGACGGGGATGACGCGCGCGACTGCACGCGTCAGTTCCGCTGGGACATGGTCGAGGTTCTCCGCTGTGAAAGCCCAGTGAAGGAGCGGGACCGTTGTTGAAGTGTCGGGCGACGAGTGGGTCGTGGCGCCGGGGAGGTTCCGTACCTGACCTGCAATATTCTGTGCGGCCCATGCTGGAAGGAAATCAGCATTCTCGATGATGATCGCGGTGTCCGGCTTGCAGAGTTCGGGAGTCCAGAGCGCCAGCCATTCTTCGACCATGTCAGGTGCGGGTACGGACGCGCAGAGGATTCGGCTGGCGGGGTGTGCCTGACGGAGCGCCTGACCCAAGAGTGTGGCCCGTCCACTTCCAGGTTCTCCGACCGCGGCAACGACGTCTCCTATGGCTAGGGCCTCAGTTGCTTTCTGCAAGGCTGAGGTCCAGGGGGCAGACATGGCGCGCATCGTGCCTGCTGCCGGCTCAAGCCTCGGACGTTGGACCCGAAACACTCCTCCTTGGGGCTTGGCGGGCTGAACCCGTCCCCTTGATCGGCTGGACATGAGGGTGGAGGTGTTCGTCGCTGCGGACTGGGCGAGGGCGAGCAGTAGGCCGGGTGAGGTTTTGGACCAGGTGGTGATGTTGACGCTTCCTTCGATGCTCCCTGTGACCGGGTCCAGCACGGGCACTGCTGCGCAGGTGTAGGTCCGCAGGCTCGCGCTGTAGTGCTCTTCG
This genomic interval from Arthrobacter agilis contains the following:
- a CDS encoding helix-turn-helix domain-containing protein, whose translation is MSAESVDPTWAGDIPDDSLFYQCGQEVLAGLHESLVNEPLSLMLTDADGLVLNRFSGDSSLLRALDRVYLAPGFAFSERQAGTNGLGLALADKVPTLVRAEEHYSASLRTYTCAAVPVLDPVTGSIEGSVNITTWSKTSPGLLLALAQSAATNTSTLMSSRSRGRVQPAKPQGGVFRVQRPRLEPAAGTMRAMSAPWTSALQKATEALAIGDVVAAVGEPGSGRATLLGQALRQAHPASRILCASVPAPDMVEEWLALWTPELCKPDTAIIIENADFLPAWAAQNIAGQVRNLPGATTHSSPDTSTTVPLLHWAFTAENLDHVPAELTRAVARVIPVPALRERPADIMPLARYAARQTRLRDLDFTPAAERALANYDWPGNTDELVHAIHAAALVTDIIDTHHLPPGLIGPTARRLTRIETFERDEIARLLSRPGTSVAEAAAELGISRATIYRRLTKLGINPRS
- a CDS encoding GAF and ANTAR domain-containing protein yields the protein MQNLVLDSGDRGQLLTLLAQRAASKFSTSRTTILCGVTLLRPRTKMTIASSSARAQRIDEVQYRFNDGPCVRAARSGQVQYVTDFRSDTRFGEYTNVVRNYGILSALGTPIPLDGGVRAALDLYAEHPDAFNEEAQAEALQIAQGASRALRLAVRLAQVTDTNHQLMSTLESRTAILLAAGIIMGQNQCSHDEAMRILLAASSGQNVKVHDISAQVLASIGQKVPTTHFIL
- a CDS encoding pyridoxamine 5'-phosphate oxidase family protein is translated as MTTTSSATPDPSTSRTRHNSPIEHQDAYGESEGGLNAAKALTSAQCWALAATQSAGRLGFFRDGVLDIVPVSYFMMADHVYFRTSTEGTNAASYLEHAAFQIDRIDTEARSGWSVLLNGSATRVADPSLVRPLWAEAVDQPWAAGQRDQFFNLARSMARGRLMGATH
- a CDS encoding pyridoxamine 5'-phosphate oxidase family protein, with product MNAEPTPTRILPAHECWALLRATSVGRLALCKDGRPEIFPINFTVDHGTVVYRTSEGTKSLAAEHAPAALEADGSYTDDGTGQEVVWSVVVKGDAATIAVTSELLATVQLPLHPWESGRKDRFMRLVPGSISGRAFPRSGSNNPVNQEASAT